The Castanea sativa cultivar Marrone di Chiusa Pesio chromosome 11, ASM4071231v1 genome contains a region encoding:
- the LOC142616870 gene encoding uncharacterized protein LOC142616870, with translation MSDRSEPITPSSISTPTSEHAPSISLDSLSKTKSAIESLSSILSSFPSNLSFSISSYNPNPAFSLLHDPQVASQVSSLLREPNSGAGDNNLCRWLYDTFQSGDPNLQLIVLRFLPIIVGIYLSRVALRKPLAGFEAVLLALYAHETTSRAGQPITMNVPNVSLPSVYHEAKAPINSNSTELNLAVISPSLEPHGTVRSTRRARIVGVALELYHSKIYHMPVGSKIDFCDFCVVWAGQDNNADRDLNKESESNGRKEGRIPLPWELLQPVLRILGHCLMGNTKNKELFDAAWAACNSLYARSMHDINPKALLATGSLLKLGKKAMEPSEDLDPTEIRKSNVIVI, from the coding sequence atgtcTGATCGCTCAGAACCCATCACCCCATCCTCCATCTCGACACCGACCTCAGAACATGCACCCTCCATATCATTGGACTCCCTATCTAAAACCAAATCGGCCATTGAATCCCTCTCCTCCATTCTCTCCTCCTTTCCATCCAATCTCTCCTTTTCTATCTCCTCCTACAATCCTAACCCTgctttctctcttctccatgACCCCCAAGTTGCCTCCCAAGTATCCTCCCTCCTTCGTGAACCTAACTCTGGAGCTGGTGACAACAACCTCTGTCGTTGGCTTTATGACACTTTCCAATCCGGTGACCCTAACCTCCAACTCATTGTCCTCCGCTTCCTCCCCATTATTGTAGGGATCTACCTCTCCCGTGTTGCGCTCCGCAAGCCCCTTGCCGGCTTTGAGGCTGTCCTTCTAGCCTTATACGCCCATGAGACCACCTCGCGTGCTGGCCAACCCATAACCATGAACGTACCGAACGTGTCACTTCCTAGTGTTTACCATGAAGCCAAAGCACCCATTAACAGCAACTCCACAGAGCTTAACCTAGCAGTCATATCTCCTAGTTTGGAACCACATGGGACTGTAAGGTCTACAAGAAGGGCCAGAATAGTTGGGGTGGCCTTAGAACTATACCACAGCAAGATTTATCATATGCCAGTTGGGTCCAAGATTGATTTCTGTGACTTTTGTGTGGTTTGGGCTGGTCAAGACAATAATGCTGACAGGGACTTGAACAAGGAGAGCGAGTCAAATGGTCGTAAAGAGGGAAGGATTCCATTGCCATGGGAGTTGCTACAACCTGTATTGAGAATTCTTGGTCACTGCCTTATGGGGAACACGAAAAACAAAGAACTGTTTGATGCGGCATGGGCAGCATGTAATAGTTTGTATGCAAGGTCTATGCATGATATCAATCCTAAGGCACTTTTGGCCACTGGGAGTTTGCTTAAGCTTGGCAAGAAGGCTATGGAGCCTTCGGAAGATTTAGATCCAACTGAAATACGAAAGTCTAATGTCATTGTCATCTAA